One window from the genome of Paenibacillus azoreducens encodes:
- the fabZ gene encoding 3-hydroxyacyl-ACP dehydratase FabZ, translating to MENIDIKAILPHRYPFLLVDRIVEVKKNEYVKCLKNVSNNEPFFSGHFPEKSIFPGVLLIEALAQVTGIMYAYEPNEDTESLIGYLAGIKSMRFYRLITPGDQIILESTCKMTWDNIIEAEVTAYVGDELAAKGVIRVTKNDA from the coding sequence ATGGAAAACATAGATATAAAAGCTATACTTCCACATCGATATCCGTTTTTGCTCGTTGATCGAATTGTGGAAGTGAAAAAAAATGAGTATGTGAAATGCCTTAAAAACGTTAGTAATAATGAACCCTTTTTTTCCGGGCATTTTCCTGAAAAAAGTATTTTTCCGGGCGTCCTATTAATAGAGGCATTGGCACAAGTTACAGGGATTATGTATGCCTATGAGCCCAATGAAGATACTGAGAGCCTGATCGGGTATCTGGCCGGAATCAAGTCCATGCGTTTTTACCGTCTAATTACTCCTGGTGATCAAATTATTTTAGAGTCAACATGCAAGATGACATGGGACAATATCATTGAAGCGGAAGTAACTGCCTACGTCGGCGATGAACTGGCAGCTAAAGGAGTTATAAGAGTAACTAAAAATGATGCATAA
- a CDS encoding 4'-phosphopantetheinyl transferase family protein, with translation MMHNSNNDDEILIAYMSNQYDFSYYSKIKQTIILDYLQKQNAAFHAENDQFRILTTKYGKPYVEWDRQSKCASPVHFSVSHSKDYWIMAVSSNPVGMDIEWAKERSYKSECSIFFHEAEQLYLEKRPWELTKIWSAKESYSKYLGIGMLKSPQFFTVIENDHLMNRIGTIDILPLYYFEGYHCFICGQIKNYRLVKYD, from the coding sequence ATGATGCATAATAGCAATAATGATGATGAAATATTGATTGCCTACATGAGTAATCAGTATGATTTCAGTTATTACAGCAAAATAAAACAGACCATCATACTGGATTATCTTCAGAAACAAAATGCCGCTTTCCATGCAGAAAATGATCAATTTCGTATTCTAACAACGAAGTACGGAAAACCCTATGTGGAATGGGATCGCCAAAGTAAATGCGCTAGTCCCGTCCACTTTTCCGTAAGCCATTCTAAAGATTACTGGATTATGGCCGTTTCATCCAATCCTGTTGGTATGGATATCGAATGGGCAAAAGAAAGAAGCTATAAAAGTGAATGCAGTATTTTTTTCCATGAAGCAGAACAGCTTTATTTAGAAAAACGGCCTTGGGAGCTAACTAAAATTTGGTCTGCAAAAGAAAGCTATTCAAAGTATTTAGGGATTGGCATGTTAAAAAGCCCCCAATTTTTTACCGTAATCGAAAATGATCACTTAATGAACAGAATAGGAACAATTGATATATTGCCATTATATTATTTTGAGGGATATCATTGCTTTATTTGTGGTCAGATAAAAAATTATAGATTAGTGAAGTATGACTGA
- a CDS encoding Gfo/Idh/MocA family protein, with protein sequence MSTNTHSVVIVGYGGMGSYHAKLIANNTRLKVTGTYDILEERRKVSEEDGYPAYENYEAVLNDPAVDVILIATPNDVHKELVITALRHGKHVICEKPVTMFVKDFEEMMAVSEETGRVLMVHQNRRWDEDFLIIKEMYDKGMIGDLFQIESRVHGANGIPGDWRHLEAYGGGMLLDWGVHLLDQFVFMIDSRIKSVTSRLSFILGDEVDDGFEATLEFENGVTAIAEVGTTNFITLPRWYVKGTEGTAVIEDWSLKGRAVIQNREVGKVEPKPIKAGVGLTKTMAPPSEEATLTESLPEPFQHKSSFYDNFADVVEGEAEPIVKNNEVLRVLNLIENVFKAARTREVVKDFDIYEPKN encoded by the coding sequence TTGAGCACAAATACACATTCAGTCGTTATTGTCGGGTATGGAGGTATGGGAAGTTACCATGCCAAACTGATCGCAAACAACACGCGTTTGAAAGTCACAGGTACTTATGACATTTTGGAGGAACGGCGGAAAGTATCCGAAGAAGACGGTTACCCGGCCTATGAAAATTATGAAGCTGTATTAAATGATCCTGCCGTAGATGTTATTTTGATTGCAACGCCAAATGATGTTCATAAAGAGCTTGTTATCACGGCGTTAAGACATGGAAAACATGTTATTTGCGAGAAGCCTGTAACGATGTTTGTTAAGGACTTCGAAGAAATGATGGCGGTTTCAGAGGAAACCGGACGCGTCTTGATGGTTCACCAGAACCGCCGCTGGGACGAAGATTTCCTGATTATCAAAGAAATGTATGACAAAGGCATGATCGGGGACCTGTTCCAGATCGAATCCCGGGTGCATGGTGCTAACGGCATTCCTGGCGACTGGCGTCACTTGGAAGCTTATGGGGGCGGAATGCTGCTGGATTGGGGCGTTCATTTGCTTGACCAATTCGTGTTTATGATCGACAGTCGCATCAAAAGCGTAACCAGCCGCCTCAGCTTTATTTTGGGTGATGAAGTAGATGATGGCTTCGAAGCTACGTTGGAATTTGAAAATGGCGTAACTGCGATTGCCGAGGTAGGCACCACCAACTTCATTACGCTTCCGCGCTGGTATGTGAAGGGAACCGAAGGAACGGCCGTTATCGAAGACTGGTCGCTGAAGGGAAGAGCGGTGATCCAAAACCGCGAGGTGGGAAAAGTTGAACCGAAGCCGATCAAAGCCGGTGTCGGATTGACCAAAACGATGGCTCCGCCTTCCGAAGAAGCAACTCTGACGGAGTCCTTGCCAGAGCCATTCCAGCATAAGAGCAGCTTCTATGACAACTTTGCGGATGTCGTGGAAGGTGAGGCGGAACCGATCGTTAAAAACAACGAAGTACTGCGCGTTTTGAACCTGATTGAAAATGTGTTTAAAGCGGCCCGTACCCGTGAGGTAGTAAAAGACTTCGATATCTACGAGCCTAAAAACTAA
- a CDS encoding branched-chain amino acid aminotransferase, whose protein sequence is MSEEIKVQLTATPGEKPDSQKLGFGKYFTDHMFVMDYHKDKGWHDPRIVPYAPIVMDPAAMVFHYGQAVFEGMKAYLTDSGKVLLFRPDQNMQRLNCSNDRLGIPEIDGDFVIHAIKTLIEIDKSWIPTEKGTSLYIRPFIIATEPCLGVRSSYTYQLIVILSPVGAYYSGGLEPVKINVESDYTRAVRGGIGFAKAAGNYAASIKAQENAKKDGFSQVLWLDAIEKKYIEEVGSMNIFFKIGGKVITPAINGSILKGVTRSSVIALLQEWGVPVEERKLSIDEIFEASQQGLLEEVFGTGTAAVISPVGELHWKEHTMKINEGKIGELSQKLYDTITGLQSGNLPDTRNWTITF, encoded by the coding sequence ATGAGCGAGGAGATCAAAGTTCAGTTAACCGCAACACCAGGGGAAAAGCCGGATAGTCAAAAGCTTGGCTTCGGCAAATATTTTACGGACCATATGTTTGTGATGGATTATCATAAGGACAAAGGCTGGCATGATCCCAGAATCGTACCTTATGCACCGATCGTGATGGATCCTGCGGCGATGGTATTCCATTACGGCCAGGCAGTATTTGAAGGCATGAAAGCCTATTTGACGGATTCCGGCAAGGTGCTGTTGTTCAGACCCGACCAAAATATGCAGCGTTTGAATTGCTCCAACGACCGTCTCGGCATTCCTGAAATCGACGGGGACTTTGTCATCCATGCCATCAAAACCTTGATCGAAATCGATAAAAGCTGGATTCCAACGGAAAAAGGCACTTCTTTATATATCAGGCCGTTTATCATTGCTACGGAACCATGCCTTGGAGTACGTTCATCTTACACCTATCAATTGATCGTCATTTTGTCGCCTGTCGGCGCCTATTACTCCGGCGGTCTGGAACCCGTTAAAATCAATGTCGAAAGCGACTATACCCGCGCCGTTCGCGGCGGAATCGGGTTTGCCAAAGCGGCCGGCAACTACGCCGCAAGCATCAAAGCCCAGGAAAACGCCAAAAAAGATGGATTTTCCCAAGTGCTTTGGCTGGATGCCATTGAAAAAAAATATATCGAAGAAGTCGGAAGCATGAACATTTTCTTTAAAATCGGTGGTAAAGTGATTACTCCGGCCATCAACGGCAGCATCCTGAAGGGTGTCACGCGCAGCTCGGTCATCGCCCTCCTTCAAGAGTGGGGAGTCCCTGTGGAGGAGCGCAAGCTTTCCATTGATGAAATTTTTGAAGCCAGTCAGCAAGGCCTGTTGGAGGAAGTATTCGGCACCGGCACGGCTGCGGTTATTTCACCGGTCGGCGAGCTGCATTGGAAAGAACACACCATGAAGATTAACGAGGGTAAAATCGGAGAACTTTCCCAAAAGCTTTATGACACGATCACCGGCCTGCAATCCGGTAACTTGCCGGACACGCGGAACTGGACCATTACATTTTAA
- a CDS encoding LysR family transcriptional regulator: MDFRLLEYFLAVCEELHFTKAAAKLGISQPTLSQQIRLLEERIGTPLFRRIGKRNYLTEAGQTLKEHALNIFHELEQAQTEINELKGMARGKLTIGCSGNHLLTETLISFHRKIPGISISVLELATEETKKGLLDNKLDLGVVFLPLDDDQLVSMELYTEELCLAVSGTHPLAGKKSVMMKELAEEPLVLFPEKFLVRRMIDVYSKEAGLRMEPIMELSTMDSILQLVRLNVGGTILPRTYLNLMQHADVQIIPIVNPVPQKKVGIVYRKQKFMNASVAAFIRELIHTYNPSKSVDEEANS, encoded by the coding sequence ATGGACTTTCGTCTGCTAGAGTATTTTTTGGCGGTATGCGAGGAACTTCATTTCACCAAAGCCGCTGCCAAATTGGGTATCAGCCAGCCGACGCTCAGCCAGCAAATCCGGCTGCTCGAAGAAAGAATCGGGACTCCTTTGTTTCGGAGAATCGGCAAACGAAATTATCTTACAGAAGCCGGACAGACGTTAAAAGAACATGCTTTGAATATTTTTCACGAGCTTGAACAGGCCCAAACGGAAATCAACGAGCTTAAGGGGATGGCGCGCGGCAAATTGACCATTGGCTGCTCCGGCAATCATTTGCTTACGGAAACGCTGATTTCTTTTCATCGCAAAATACCCGGCATCTCTATCTCGGTGCTTGAGCTTGCAACGGAAGAAACGAAAAAAGGCCTGCTGGATAACAAACTTGATCTTGGCGTGGTATTTTTGCCGCTGGATGATGACCAATTGGTCAGTATGGAGCTTTACACGGAGGAGCTTTGTCTTGCGGTTTCAGGGACGCACCCTCTGGCAGGGAAAAAGTCCGTTATGATGAAAGAGCTGGCGGAAGAACCGCTGGTTCTGTTTCCGGAAAAGTTTCTGGTACGGCGGATGATTGATGTTTACAGCAAAGAAGCCGGGCTGCGGATGGAGCCGATTATGGAGCTTTCCACCATGGATTCCATATTGCAGCTTGTACGGCTCAACGTCGGGGGAACGATTCTGCCAAGGACTTATTTGAATTTAATGCAGCATGCGGATGTACAAATCATCCCGATCGTAAATCCGGTTCCGCAGAAAAAAGTAGGCATCGTTTACCGCAAGCAAAAATTCATGAACGCCTCGGTGGCCGCTTTTATCCGTGAGCTTATCCACACCTACAATCCGTCCAAGTCGGTTGACGAGGAAGCAAATTCATAA
- the ruvC gene encoding crossover junction endodeoxyribonuclease RuvC: MRILGIDPGIAIVGFGFIDKAGSKVTPVQYGCIQTEAHTPDEERLLHVYEAMLQLIDKYKPDSVAFEKLFFNRNVTTAMSVSQARGVLILAATQRGLPVTEYTPMQVKQAIVGYGKAEKKQVQEMVRMFLRLQAVPKPDDVADALAVAICHAHSYTLNSRINEVLRK, from the coding sequence TTGCGCATTTTAGGAATTGACCCGGGGATTGCCATTGTTGGTTTTGGTTTCATCGATAAAGCCGGGAGCAAAGTGACTCCGGTGCAATACGGCTGTATTCAAACCGAAGCCCATACGCCCGATGAGGAGCGGCTGCTGCATGTGTATGAAGCCATGCTGCAGTTGATAGACAAATATAAACCGGATAGCGTCGCGTTTGAAAAGCTGTTTTTTAACCGGAACGTAACGACAGCTATGTCGGTCAGCCAGGCGCGCGGGGTTTTGATTCTGGCTGCGACCCAGCGCGGTTTGCCTGTGACGGAGTACACGCCGATGCAGGTCAAGCAGGCCATCGTCGGCTACGGCAAAGCCGAGAAGAAGCAGGTCCAGGAAATGGTGCGGATGTTTTTGCGGCTGCAGGCCGTACCCAAACCCGATGATGTAGCGGATGCTTTGGCGGTGGCAATCTGCCACGCCCATTCGTATACGTTAAATTCGAGAATAAATGAGGTATTGCGAAAATGA
- the ruvA gene encoding Holliday junction branch migration protein RuvA, producing MIDFLRGPVAHLENEYIVVDVQGVGYRVFCPNPFIFAKMEGPVTVYTHHHVREDAMLLFGFPTREEQRLFRKLIEVSGIGPKVALGILAGGTPEHLVTAIYQENITFLTKLPGIGKKTAQRMVLDLKDKLDGFGTEVIATGLFAVPEPEAGDGSAWSEAREGLKALGYTDAELDRVWLKIKDDTAFGDSVDILMKKALKLLYAG from the coding sequence ATGATAGATTTTTTAAGAGGACCTGTCGCTCATCTGGAGAATGAATATATTGTGGTTGATGTTCAGGGGGTGGGATACCGTGTATTCTGCCCTAATCCATTTATTTTTGCCAAAATGGAGGGACCGGTGACCGTATATACGCATCACCACGTCCGGGAAGACGCCATGCTGCTGTTTGGTTTTCCGACCAGGGAAGAGCAGAGGCTGTTCCGCAAATTGATAGAGGTATCCGGCATCGGTCCGAAAGTTGCATTGGGCATTCTCGCGGGAGGCACGCCGGAGCATTTGGTCACGGCCATTTACCAGGAGAATATTACATTCCTGACCAAGCTGCCGGGAATCGGCAAAAAAACCGCCCAGCGCATGGTTCTTGATTTGAAAGACAAGCTGGACGGTTTCGGCACGGAAGTCATTGCAACAGGGCTGTTCGCCGTACCGGAGCCGGAAGCAGGGGATGGTTCGGCCTGGTCCGAAGCGCGGGAAGGTCTCAAGGCTTTGGGGTATACGGATGCGGAGCTTGACCGTGTATGGCTCAAGATCAAGGATGATACGGCGTTTGGGGATTCGGTGGACATATTGATGAAAAAGGCGTTAAAGCTGCTCTATGCAGGTTGA
- the ruvB gene encoding Holliday junction branch migration DNA helicase RuvB → MEDRIISANLMMEDQAVELSLRPRYLNEYIGQNQVKENLKIYIEAAKMRNEALDHVLLYGPPGLGKTTLANIIANELGVNLRTTSGPAIERPGDLAALLTNLQEGDVLFIDEIHRLHRTVEEVLYPAMEDFALDIMIGKGPSARSVRLDLPPFTLIGATTRAGLLSAPLRDRFGVVSRLEFYTVDELSYIVSRGADIFGIEIVGDAAEEIALRSRGTPRIANRLLRRVRDYAQVRGDGVITPAVAEESLKMLQVDPRGLDQIDYKMLTAMINSFRGGPVGLDTIAATIGEESQTIEDVYEPYLLQIGFLQRTPRGRMVTAAAYQHLGLPMPELR, encoded by the coding sequence ATGGAAGACCGGATCATTTCGGCCAATTTAATGATGGAAGACCAGGCGGTGGAGCTCAGCCTTCGCCCCCGATATTTGAATGAATATATTGGACAGAACCAGGTTAAGGAAAATCTCAAAATCTATATCGAAGCGGCGAAAATGCGCAACGAAGCGCTGGATCATGTGCTGCTTTACGGCCCTCCGGGCCTTGGCAAAACGACGTTGGCCAATATTATCGCCAATGAGCTTGGCGTGAATTTGCGTACCACGTCGGGGCCGGCGATCGAACGGCCGGGGGATCTGGCAGCGCTGCTGACCAATCTGCAGGAAGGCGATGTGCTCTTTATCGATGAGATCCATCGCCTGCACCGGACGGTGGAGGAGGTGCTGTATCCGGCGATGGAGGATTTTGCGCTCGATATTATGATTGGCAAAGGCCCGAGCGCGCGTTCCGTGCGCCTGGACCTGCCTCCGTTTACGCTCATCGGGGCAACGACCCGCGCCGGGCTGTTGTCCGCACCGCTTCGCGACCGGTTTGGCGTCGTCAGCCGGCTGGAGTTTTATACGGTCGATGAGCTCAGCTACATTGTGTCCCGGGGTGCGGACATCTTCGGGATTGAAATCGTGGGTGACGCTGCGGAAGAGATTGCCTTGCGCTCCAGGGGGACACCGCGGATTGCCAACCGCCTGCTGCGCAGGGTGCGTGATTATGCCCAGGTCCGCGGCGACGGCGTAATCACGCCGGCCGTTGCAGAGGAATCGCTGAAAATGCTGCAGGTGGATCCACGGGGATTGGATCAGATTGATTATAAAATGCTTACGGCAATGATCAACAGCTTTAGGGGTGGCCCTGTCGGCTTGGATACGATCGCGGCAACCATCGGGGAAGAAAGCCAGACGATCGAAGATGTCTATGAGCCGTATCTGCTGCAGATCGGTTTTCTGCAGCGGACGCCGCGCGGACGAATGGTTACGGCTGCGGCGTACCAGCATTTGGGACTCCCGATGCCGGAGCTGCGCTGA
- a CDS encoding SpoIID/LytB domain-containing protein → MRNVTIPKVVSWCSKGLLAALLVAGTLQVPGEAAAKTAEHIRVGLYMDLGSTYKATTGAVTISSGKAWTAGFNAAAGQTSLITLAAGEEARFSVDGFRVKVLETKDLSAATAAYKKLAATADKPILFAVQSAGGQVYQLYTGYYANEQTAVSAAARAAKTAAAYLNGQTPAAKGAKHLTAGTYASESEAAAAVSTIKAAGFDAMAALVQTPDGGSRYEAWIGEEANDKQLAALSSSVSAALPQLKLSNADSSLPAFIIREDVSLGQAVKHLQLSGSEAKGWIESAGSELKVKEKSNRSYRGAMEISSLNGQLALVNDVPFEQYLYSVVGGEVPASWPAEALKAQAVAGRSYAEYQISQGSKFKIADVVDTTLSQVYNGTSSESENVIKAVDDTQGEVILKDGKVVEAVFSSNAGGVTADPSEVWNSGGDAFASVPSEGDEAAIKGQKMWYHILLSSGKSGFVREDNVKETETETVTEGGLAQMTVTAKDTNVRPLPLIQSDASPVAKMNPGDTAVVLEKVTESGPYSWIRGPYTSADLVKSLKGKTATPVPSTITTLEVTKRGPSGRVTEMKANGQIIDVKYPDLLRSAFNGLPSTLFDIVQTGSYTVLGANGTTLNISGSADTTVLSASGQSTVKGGETVVMNGDLNARSTDAGSSFWFVGKGYGHGLGLSQWGAKGMADEGYGYQDILKHYYQNVTIVKE, encoded by the coding sequence GTGAGAAACGTAACGATACCGAAAGTTGTTTCATGGTGCAGCAAAGGATTGCTTGCCGCTTTATTGGTAGCGGGGACTTTGCAGGTGCCTGGCGAGGCGGCCGCTAAGACGGCTGAACATATTCGCGTCGGATTGTATATGGATTTGGGCAGCACATATAAAGCCACAACAGGGGCGGTAACGATCTCTTCCGGCAAAGCCTGGACGGCGGGATTTAATGCAGCGGCGGGGCAAACCTCCCTGATAACGCTGGCGGCAGGAGAAGAGGCGAGATTCAGCGTCGACGGTTTCCGGGTCAAGGTGCTTGAAACGAAAGATCTGTCTGCCGCTACCGCGGCCTATAAAAAACTCGCGGCCACGGCCGACAAGCCGATATTATTTGCAGTACAATCCGCCGGGGGACAAGTTTATCAACTATACACCGGATATTATGCCAATGAGCAGACAGCCGTGTCAGCAGCAGCACGAGCAGCCAAGACCGCCGCAGCATATTTGAATGGACAAACGCCTGCCGCCAAAGGCGCCAAACATTTGACTGCAGGTACATACGCCTCCGAGAGCGAAGCCGCGGCTGCGGTAAGCACGATCAAAGCGGCAGGATTTGACGCCATGGCTGCTTTGGTGCAGACGCCTGATGGCGGCAGCCGCTATGAGGCCTGGATCGGCGAAGAAGCAAACGACAAGCAGCTGGCGGCGCTGAGCAGCAGCGTCAGCGCTGCTCTTCCGCAATTAAAGTTATCCAATGCCGACTCCAGTCTTCCGGCCTTTATCATCCGCGAGGATGTGAGTCTTGGCCAAGCCGTTAAGCATTTGCAGCTTAGCGGCAGCGAGGCCAAAGGCTGGATTGAGAGTGCGGGATCGGAACTCAAGGTGAAAGAAAAATCGAACCGTTCCTATCGCGGCGCGATGGAAATCAGTTCCTTAAACGGCCAACTGGCTTTGGTGAATGATGTTCCATTCGAGCAATATCTGTATTCGGTCGTCGGCGGCGAAGTGCCTGCCTCATGGCCGGCTGAAGCTTTGAAAGCCCAGGCGGTAGCGGGTCGCAGTTATGCGGAGTATCAAATCAGCCAAGGCAGTAAATTTAAAATCGCCGACGTCGTTGACACGACGCTAAGCCAAGTATACAACGGAACTTCGTCCGAGTCGGAAAACGTGATTAAGGCTGTCGACGATACTCAGGGAGAGGTTATACTCAAAGACGGAAAAGTGGTTGAAGCCGTATTTTCATCTAATGCCGGCGGGGTTACTGCCGATCCGTCCGAAGTGTGGAACAGCGGAGGGGACGCGTTTGCGAGCGTACCGAGCGAAGGCGATGAAGCGGCAATTAAAGGCCAGAAAATGTGGTATCATATTTTGCTTTCCTCCGGCAAATCCGGGTTTGTCCGCGAGGATAACGTAAAAGAAACCGAAACCGAAACGGTTACGGAGGGCGGACTGGCCCAAATGACGGTAACGGCCAAGGATACGAATGTCCGTCCGCTGCCGCTCATCCAATCCGATGCAAGTCCCGTAGCCAAAATGAATCCGGGCGATACGGCCGTTGTACTTGAGAAGGTTACGGAATCGGGCCCATATTCGTGGATTCGCGGGCCATACACATCAGCCGATTTGGTAAAGAGCCTGAAAGGCAAAACTGCAACTCCGGTTCCTTCCACGATCACTACGCTGGAAGTAACCAAACGGGGACCTTCCGGCCGGGTTACGGAGATGAAAGCAAACGGTCAGATCATTGACGTAAAGTATCCGGATCTGTTACGGTCCGCTTTTAATGGACTTCCAAGCACGTTGTTTGATATTGTGCAAACTGGAAGCTATACTGTACTGGGTGCAAACGGCACAACTCTTAACATCTCCGGTTCGGCCGATACGACGGTGCTTTCGGCTTCCGGACAAAGCACGGTGAAAGGCGGCGAGACCGTCGTCATGAACGGAGACCTTAACGCGCGCAGCACCGACGCCGGCTCGAGCTTCTGGTTTGTGGGCAAAGGTTACGGTCATGGACTCGGGCTCTCGCAATGGGGAGCTAAAGGGATGGCGGATGAAGGGTATGGCTACCAGGATATATTGAAACACTATTATCAGAACGTTACTATTGTTAAGGAATGA
- the queA gene encoding tRNA preQ1(34) S-adenosylmethionine ribosyltransferase-isomerase QueA, translated as MNVEMYDFDLPEELIAQTPLLERTASRLLTLNKRSGAIAHHTFKDIVDQLQSGDTLVLNDTRVIPARLFGIKEDTGAKAEVLLLKNLGEDRWEALVKPGKKLKTGSVIVFGDELKATVEEEGDMGERVLKFSYQGIFQEILDRLGQMPLPPYIKEKLDDRERYQTVYSRNEGSAAAPTAGLHFTKELLEEIRRKGVTIAYLTLHVGLGTFRPISVDRIEDHVMHSEYYSISQETVDILNAARARGGRIIAVGTTSCRTLETVGSRYMDGPLEACSGWTDIFIYPGYEFKVVDALITNFHLPKSTLVMLVSALAGREHILHAYEEAIKEKYRFFSFGDAMFIY; from the coding sequence ATGAATGTAGAGATGTATGACTTTGATTTGCCAGAGGAATTGATTGCCCAGACTCCGCTGCTGGAACGTACGGCATCGCGTTTGCTGACGCTGAACAAGCGCAGCGGGGCTATTGCCCATCATACCTTTAAAGATATTGTTGATCAGCTTCAATCCGGAGATACGCTTGTACTGAATGATACCCGGGTGATTCCCGCAAGATTGTTCGGAATCAAAGAGGATACGGGCGCCAAAGCGGAAGTGCTGCTTTTAAAAAATCTCGGCGAAGACCGCTGGGAAGCGCTCGTAAAACCCGGTAAAAAGCTGAAAACGGGCAGTGTTATCGTCTTTGGGGACGAACTTAAGGCGACGGTCGAAGAGGAAGGCGATATGGGAGAACGGGTGCTGAAGTTTTCCTATCAGGGAATCTTCCAGGAGATTTTAGACCGTTTGGGTCAAATGCCGCTTCCTCCCTATATCAAAGAAAAGCTTGACGATCGGGAGCGTTATCAAACCGTTTACTCCCGGAATGAGGGTTCTGCGGCTGCGCCGACGGCGGGCTTGCATTTTACCAAAGAGCTTTTGGAGGAAATCCGCCGCAAAGGCGTCACGATTGCCTATTTAACTCTCCATGTCGGCCTTGGCACATTTCGTCCGATCTCTGTCGACCGGATTGAGGATCATGTGATGCATTCGGAATATTATTCGATTTCCCAAGAAACGGTCGATATTTTAAATGCGGCGCGCGCACGTGGCGGACGAATTATTGCGGTAGGCACTACCTCATGCCGGACGCTGGAAACGGTAGGAAGCCGCTATATGGACGGACCGCTTGAGGCATGCAGCGGCTGGACGGATATTTTTATTTATCCGGGGTATGAATTTAAGGTGGTGGATGCTCTCATCACGAACTTTCATCTGCCGAAGTCTACGCTGGTGATGCTGGTCAGCGCATTGGCGGGCAGGGAGCATATTTTGCATGCGTATGAAGAAGCCATCAAAGAGAAGTACCGCTTTTTCAGCTTCGGCGACGCGATGTTTATCTATTAA